The genomic region GGGATCTCTAAAGAAAAGCTTAAGCTGTCGATCTTTTAAAATGTATAGTTACGACATGGGCAGGATGCCCGCACTACCAAAAACTATTGTATCTTGTAGGGGGTTGGTTACCAAACCCCTACAAGGTTGCTTGATACTTTCTGTATAAACAGCCTCATCAAGCCATTCTCAATTCTTTAAAGAATTGAGAATGGCTTGATCGATCGAGCGATGACAGTGTTGATGCTGAAATGACTAACCGGTTAATATCTTCTTTATAGATACCTTCTAAGTGGGTGCATCCGAATTCAGCGATCGCGCCAGGAGTCAGTTGAAGTCGCTGTTTGATTTTCTCAAACTCCTTTATTGAAGGAGACTCCACTGCATTCTCTCTCCTGACTCGACAACCCATCAAATATCACTCTCAAAATTAGGGAAACTATGTCAGAAGTCGCTTCTGTTTTCCTCGCACCAGCACCCACAGTGCCGTTTTTGCCCGGTATTGCTCTGAGCGGCGGATCCGGGATGGATATCCAAGACCTCGAAGGTCAACCCCCTGTAGCCGAAGTCCCTTCTCCTGCCGGAGACTCCCCGGATACCCCTTCCCCACCACCTCCACCTGTGCCAACCGCCACCGCAAGGCCCACCCCTCCCGAGGATCCGGATTTCCTTGGCCAGGAGGGGAAGGAAGCCCCCATCGGCACTCCGGGAGTGGACGGACTTTCAAATGACCCTATCGCCAACTTGCTCAGCCAATTCAATGCCTCTCGCGCCTTCTTCCAAGGTCAGCAAGCGGGCAGTTTGGAATTCGTGGTCGGCAGTACTGAAAATGACTTGATGTTGTTAGGTCCGCTAGCCAATGTGGTTGGCGGTGGTGCGGGCGACGATAATATTTTCGCCGGGCCAGGGGACGATCGTGTCAAAGCCAGTGCCGGAAACGATGTGATACATGGCAACCAAGGAGCGGATGTTCTCGATGGTGAAGAAGGGAACGATTTAATCCGTGCCGGTCAAGATAACGATACCGCGAAAGGCGGTGTCGGGAACGATATTGTCTATGGAGACAAAGGCAATGATAGTGTCAGTGGAGATGACGGCAACGACCGGGTATTCGGCAACCAAGGAGAGGATACCGTCGATGGCGGAGCCGGTGACGATACCGTCTACGGCGGTCAAGACAATGATTCGGTCAGTGGCGGCATCGGCAACGATGTGCTCTTTGGCGATAAAGGCAACGATCGCCTCACCGGCGCTCAAGGAGCCGATACCTTCCGCTTTGAGTATTTTGCCCCACCAGGGGAAGACGTTCCCACGGCTCATGCTGAAGATGGCAATCTCTTGGGTGTGGATACGATTACTGACTTTACTCCCAACGAAGATAAAATTCAGTTGGATAGCCGCATCTTCTCGAAATTGCAACCGGGCATGTTGGCTGAAGGGGATGTAACGGTGACGGGTCAATTTGACGCCAATGCCAAAGGTACTAGTGCCTCGAAGCTGGTTTACGACCAAACGAGCGGTCTGCTGTACTACAATCCCACGGATGCTGCTGGGGATGAAATGCCTTTGGTGCAACTCGATCCGAATCTCGATATAGACTCGAATGACTTTGAAATTTTCTAATCTGAGATGTTGGATTAGGAATATCCTAATGGATCAACCGATCGCGCTTTTTATACGTAGTGTAAAGCTGGTACCAAAATGGCATCTAAAGCCGATCGCTCATCCTTTCTCTTCTGCCGTTTCCCTCGACTTTCTACTGGGAAAAACTAGGTGCCAAACCACGAACAACGCGGGACGATTTTTTACCGACAGGGAGATTTAGTCGCCGCAGAACGCTGTTATCGACAGGCGATCGCCGAATCGGGTCATCGCCCGAGAGTCTATTACAATCTGGGCGTGGTGCTCGATGCTGCAGGCAAATGGCCCCAGGCAATGGCCGCATACCATCAGGCAATTGTCCTCAAACCGGACGATCTGAACGCCTATAGCAACCTGGGCTGCTTGTTGGTGAAATTGGGAAAAGTTTCCGCAGCGATCGCCCTCTTCCGACGCGCCCTCGCCCTGGCTCCCAATTGGGCAAGTTTATACAACAACCTCGGTCAAGCCTTCCAAGCCCAAGCAAAGCTGGGGTCAGCCCTAGCCGCCTATATTAAAGCGATCGAATTGCAGCCGGATCTGGCGATCGCCTATTATAATGCAGGCAAAATCTGGCAATCCGAAAATCAGCACGCCAAGGCACTTCCCTATTTTCAGCAAGTCCGGCAACTCAATCCAACCTCCATTCTCGCAGATGCCGAGTGCGGCTATTCGCTGATGGCACAAGGCAAGCTGGATGCAGCAATGCCGTACTTTCAGCAGGCGATCGCCCGCGAAGCGCATTTCATCCAAGCGTACTGCCATCTTGTGGAACACCGCTTAACACTTCCCGGGCGCGAACATCCCCAGGACGAACGCGATCGCGCTCAACTCGCTTGCACCCGATTTCTCCGCGCCTTGCAAAAACATCCCCATCACCCGGACGTTTATACCCAATTTTACCTGATTCACTACCATTGGGGAAATGTGCTGTTCCGATATGGCGATTACCAAAACGCGGAAATTTTCTATCACAAAGCGTTGCAAATTGACCCCCATTGCCGGGATATCGATCGCCGGGAGATTTATCGCCGCTTGGGTCAGTGCTTGAGCAAACAAAATCGACTCCATCCAAGGGCGATGGTGGAGAACCTAGCAACGCTCATTCCACCCACTCGTTCCTCTCTACTCACCGGGGCCATGAGTCAGATGTCACGAGACATCGCACCCACAAGGCGATCCCTGGAGTCAACGAATGCCGCCCAGGGTCACCTCCACCCCAAAGGCATTTATCGCCATACCCGCGAGTGGATCGAAACCACTCATTTTCAGGGCAGGGATTATTTCCCCGTTCGGTTCCCAGGTAGCAAACCCCCTCATGTGCAGCCAACTCCCACCCCCGATGGCGAGTGCGCTGGATTAAATTGTGTCCCTTGCTTGCAGCGCATCGCACGGGATTTTTCTCCAGTTCATTTGGGATGGGGCATCCAACGATTGGCAGGAGTTGCCCACCGTTTTAACGATAATTTTTCCGGTCATTTTATTGCCTCGATTCCTCACGGACGTGCTTGGGTTGTTCCACAACAAAATTCCTGGATGGTGTGCAATTGCGTAGCCATTATTACCCCGGATAATTATCTGCTTGCCGACGTTTCTCGCGAATATCCCGGTACGTTACCCGGATGCCAAAAACAAGATACCCGCCACCCTCGGGTATTTGAGTTAGATGCCTTTCCTCCAGTGCGAAAGATTGAGGGCACCGTTGCTTTGTTATCCGGACTTTCCGGAGCCGTTTATTTTCACTGGATGGTGGATATTCTTCCCCGTTGGGAAATTTTGCGCCAGGGGGGAATAGATGTGACTCAAATCGATTATTATGTCATTAATAGTCTAGAGCAGCCGTTTCAGCGAGAAACCTTGGCCGCCTTAGGGATTCCTGAATCGAAAATTATTCAGAGCGATCGCTTCCCCCATATTCAAGCAGATACCTTAATCGTTCCGTCTTTTGCCGGTCATCTCGGGTGGGCCGAACCTTGGGCAATTCAATTTCTCCGCCGCGAGTTTCTTCCGCTCATCTCCGCCTCAGATTATCCCGGTTCCGAGCGCATCTATATCAGTCGCGCTAACGCCCGATATCGCCGCGTATTAAACGAAGCGGAAGTCATTGACTTTCTCAAGACGCTGGGGTTTGAGATTATTCAACTTGAATCTTTATCATTTGCCCAACAAATTACTACCTTCGCGCGAGCTAAAATTATCGTAGCTCCACATGGCAGTGGATTAACGAATATCCTGTTTTGCCGCCCGGGTACCCAAATCGTCGAATGGGTTTCTCCACATTATGTTAGACCGTACTATTGGCAAATCGGCCAACAGCTCAAACTGCAACACTATTGCTTGACTGCCGAGGCATTGGCCTGCTGTCCTATTAGAGAGTTAATCTATCCCAACCCGCTAACGGAAGACATTTGGATAAATTTAAATCAGTTGGAAAAAATGATGTCCGTAGCGGGTATAATAAAATCGATATTTCCTGGAGTTTTTCCCCCGATTCAAGCCACCGTGAATCCCCCTATTTCTACCGATCTATTCCTCCAGCAAGCGGAAACCGATTTCCGCCTAGGAAACTTGGAACTCGCCAAAGCAGCTTGTTTAAAAGCGTTGCAGATCGATCCCAATTCTGCAGAGGCTTGTAAAATCATGGGCAACTTGCTACAAGAGCACGGACAGATAGAATCGGCACGAAAGTGGTATGTGAAAGCGCTGCAAATTGACCCCAAATTGGCAGCAGCTTATGCAAATTTGGGCAGTTTAGCAGCTCAAGAGCAGCAGTGGAAATTGGCAGTAACTTGCTATCAAAAAGCTATTCAAATCGATCCGAATTTTGCCGGGGCATATCGGAATTTAGCGAAGGTATGGACGCAGTTAAAGCGAGGAAAAGAAGCGGCGGAATGCGGGTATGCGGCCTTGTGTTTGTCACCGGATAAGTTTTCGGCTACTGCGTGCGTGAATTTGGGCAATACCCTGGTGCAAGAAGGGTTGGTCGATCGGGGGATAAATTGTTATCGTCGCGCGATAGAATTAAATCCAAAATTGGCAGGGGCATATTACGATTTGGCGTCAGCACTACAACGTCAAGGGCAAAGTAAGGAGGCTGCTACTTACTATCAAAAAGCCAGAGATTTGGGTCTGGAAAATATATCGATTAGGACAACAAAGACGGTAGTCAAACCAGATTATTTGCAAAAAGCGCGAGGTTGTGTCGATCGCCAAGAATGGCAAGAAGCTTGTGAGTTATGCAAACAAGTCCTAGCCTTAGAACCAAAAAACGTTGAAGCTTATAAATTGTTGGCCAATAGTTTTCGGGAATTAGGAAAGCTTCAGGAAGCGATGCAATCTTATCGCAAAGCCCTATCCCTGCAACCAGAAAATGCAGAACTTTGCCGCCAATTCGGAGATCTGTTAGCCCAACAGCAGGAATGGGAAGCAGTCGTTAGCGCTTATCGTCGGGCTGTAGAACTCGATCCGAAATTGCCGGGAATGGAGACCAGATTAGCTCATGCTTTTCGAGAACGCGCCCAGTTAGATTTAACCGCAGCCGCAAGTTTCTATAATCTAGCGATTCAATCGAACGCCTCGCAAATTCAGACCGATCGCCACTTCCTGGAAATTCACCCCGATCGCCCCGACATTTATTTGACATTAGGGGATACTTTGGTAAAACAAAAGCGCCCAGATGAGGCAATTTTAATTTATCAAACGGCGATGAACCGATTTCCCGAAAACCCGGAAATCTATTTACATTTAGGTAAAGCAATGGCTGCCAAAAACGATCGCGTCGGGGCAATGGCTGCTTACCGTCGGGCGATCGCGATCGACCCCAATCATTATTGGTCGCATCACCATCTCGGAGATATTTTAGCCGAACAGGGAAAATTACCAGAAGCGATCGCCAGCTATCATCGTGCGATTGAAACGAATCCTTCTCCTTCATTTTGGCATTATCATAATTTAGGGACAGTTCAAGGGTATTACGGAGAGTGGGAAGAAGCGATCGTCTCTTACTACAAAGCGATCGAGTTAAATCCCAA from Oxynema aestuarii AP17 harbors:
- a CDS encoding tetratricopeptide repeat protein → MPNHEQRGTIFYRQGDLVAAERCYRQAIAESGHRPRVYYNLGVVLDAAGKWPQAMAAYHQAIVLKPDDLNAYSNLGCLLVKLGKVSAAIALFRRALALAPNWASLYNNLGQAFQAQAKLGSALAAYIKAIELQPDLAIAYYNAGKIWQSENQHAKALPYFQQVRQLNPTSILADAECGYSLMAQGKLDAAMPYFQQAIAREAHFIQAYCHLVEHRLTLPGREHPQDERDRAQLACTRFLRALQKHPHHPDVYTQFYLIHYHWGNVLFRYGDYQNAEIFYHKALQIDPHCRDIDRREIYRRLGQCLSKQNRLHPRAMVENLATLIPPTRSSLLTGAMSQMSRDIAPTRRSLESTNAAQGHLHPKGIYRHTREWIETTHFQGRDYFPVRFPGSKPPHVQPTPTPDGECAGLNCVPCLQRIARDFSPVHLGWGIQRLAGVAHRFNDNFSGHFIASIPHGRAWVVPQQNSWMVCNCVAIITPDNYLLADVSREYPGTLPGCQKQDTRHPRVFELDAFPPVRKIEGTVALLSGLSGAVYFHWMVDILPRWEILRQGGIDVTQIDYYVINSLEQPFQRETLAALGIPESKIIQSDRFPHIQADTLIVPSFAGHLGWAEPWAIQFLRREFLPLISASDYPGSERIYISRANARYRRVLNEAEVIDFLKTLGFEIIQLESLSFAQQITTFARAKIIVAPHGSGLTNILFCRPGTQIVEWVSPHYVRPYYWQIGQQLKLQHYCLTAEALACCPIRELIYPNPLTEDIWINLNQLEKMMSVAGIIKSIFPGVFPPIQATVNPPISTDLFLQQAETDFRLGNLELAKAACLKALQIDPNSAEACKIMGNLLQEHGQIESARKWYVKALQIDPKLAAAYANLGSLAAQEQQWKLAVTCYQKAIQIDPNFAGAYRNLAKVWTQLKRGKEAAECGYAALCLSPDKFSATACVNLGNTLVQEGLVDRGINCYRRAIELNPKLAGAYYDLASALQRQGQSKEAATYYQKARDLGLENISIRTTKTVVKPDYLQKARGCVDRQEWQEACELCKQVLALEPKNVEAYKLLANSFRELGKLQEAMQSYRKALSLQPENAELCRQFGDLLAQQQEWEAVVSAYRRAVELDPKLPGMETRLAHAFRERAQLDLTAAASFYNLAIQSNASQIQTDRHFLEIHPDRPDIYLTLGDTLVKQKRPDEAILIYQTAMNRFPENPEIYLHLGKAMAAKNDRVGAMAAYRRAIAIDPNHYWSHHHLGDILAEQGKLPEAIASYHRAIETNPSPSFWHYHNLGTVQGYYGEWEEAIVSYYKAIELNPNYSWSHKNLGDILAAQGKIDEATVCYRRAIKLKPRIL
- a CDS encoding calcium-binding protein, with amino-acid sequence MSEVASVFLAPAPTVPFLPGIALSGGSGMDIQDLEGQPPVAEVPSPAGDSPDTPSPPPPPVPTATARPTPPEDPDFLGQEGKEAPIGTPGVDGLSNDPIANLLSQFNASRAFFQGQQAGSLEFVVGSTENDLMLLGPLANVVGGGAGDDNIFAGPGDDRVKASAGNDVIHGNQGADVLDGEEGNDLIRAGQDNDTAKGGVGNDIVYGDKGNDSVSGDDGNDRVFGNQGEDTVDGGAGDDTVYGGQDNDSVSGGIGNDVLFGDKGNDRLTGAQGADTFRFEYFAPPGEDVPTAHAEDGNLLGVDTITDFTPNEDKIQLDSRIFSKLQPGMLAEGDVTVTGQFDANAKGTSASKLVYDQTSGLLYYNPTDAAGDEMPLVQLDPNLDIDSNDFEIF